One Zingiber officinale cultivar Zhangliang chromosome 10B, Zo_v1.1, whole genome shotgun sequence genomic window, atagaggaagatgaagagttactTAATCAGACAAAATATAATAAATGAGCTAGTTCCTTGGAGTTTATGGAGTGATGTTCAAGTATTTCAAGATAGAATAatgttttaaagttattttatttttaatgatatttttgaGTGTAGAAGTAGAATCACTGAagtatttttggaatttttaggtGCAGAATCGCTGAATCGCTACCGAAGCATTTTGTTTATCAGGGGGTGATTCATAATGTAATTACAATTAGATTATATATGTAGTTTGGTCGTAATTAGTTACGATTTTTTTTTAGGTTTATCTTCCTTTTTAGGTTATAGTTTGAGTTGGGATAGACGGTCGGAGGCCACCTCTTGCTTGGCGTTCGatagctcatccatccatccactGTCGACGGTTTCCGACTACCCATCTCGATCCAAATTATAACCTAcataaaaagataaatttttaaaaaaatcataatcaatTACAACTGAATTCACGACCATGATCTAATTATAATTATACTATAGACCAtcctctaaaaaaaaaaaaaaaaaaaaaaaaaaaatccagagaAGCTTTGGCCATTCATTTCGATGACCAACACTAGCTTATTCATATGACATGTTTTATCGCTGGCTTATTCATGATTAAGAAGGATCATAATTAGGaaatagtatttttataaaaataatatataaacgaattttctttttaaaaatctagAATAAAATTATTTAGTAGTGAGAATTGATTCCCAAGCTCACTCGAATAGAAACCCAGCTAATTTGGAATAAAAGACGCCATCATATCTTATCCAAGATCAGCCGTAGATTTGCCCCAGCGCGCGCGTAGTGGAGCAGCCTTTCTCCGACGCTGCGCCGTGCATCACAGCAGACGGGGGCTACGACGCCTGAGAGCGCAGCGTCCATGATTTTAGTGGCTGCCATTTTTTTCTTGCCTTAATAGCGGCCAAAAAGATTTGACGTGGACGACCTAGGCCTTGATCTCTCCTCCTTTCTCACTCTATTTTTGTCCGAGGCCCGAGGGTGCGACCTTGGCGTCGGCGGTGGCGTTGTGGGCGATGGCTAAGAGAGCGAACAAGCAGGTAAATCTCTTCTACTGCGCCGAGTGCGAGGAGCTCGCCAGGAAAGTGGCCCATCACTCCGACGCCATCCAGCTCCGGACTATCTCTTGGAGGTAAATCTCCACCTCCTCTTTCTTGGATTCTTTGCACGGAAGATAGACTACTCGGCGAACTGGATCTTGTGGCTTCTGAGTTCAATGATTCGATCTTTATCCTcgtagtttgtattttttttttccttttttgagtGTAAATAGCGGAGCTAGGGTTTTGAATAGGCCTAATCCATTCTTTTTATCCTAAAGTTAGGTTTCGTTCTTCCTCCTTAGCGTTAgagttttgttgttgttgttgttgttgttgataacTCCAAGCAAAATGGATTAGAAGGATCTGCTCTTCTGTTGctatatatcatcgataaacgtTTTTCATTTTCGTATCCTCTTCCGGAAGTTTGTCTAGGTTTAATGATGCATTGTAACAAAGCATGAGTGTGTCAATCTGTTATACCTTTCTTCTTCAGAAGAAGAATTTAACTTCTCATCCATTGTCGCAACTCGAACTAATAGGACGTATCCATTAACCATATAAGAAACCTAAACCATGTGTGGAAATGCTTAAGCAAAATCTATGGAAGTATTTGACCTATCTAGACATTCTCTGTTGGTTTCAATTTCCACGAAGGTTTGACATCCTCAAGGATCAAAGTCTATGGTATAGAAAATTGTCCCTTGTCAGCAGAGCAAAAGTCCAATAGCATACTCATTGTATTGAGCCCGCCAGTGAGAAAATGGACCCAATTGCAGTTCCATTTACAGGTACATATTGTTGCATCCCGACCAGCAAAGAGAATTGACCAATTATGTTTAATGTAAATTACCTGGTTGAAATGTTCATGGCCTAATTCCTGACTATAGACTTATTATATAATAAGTAGCCCACCAATGATGAAGGACAACAATCACGATCACATGTGAGAGGTCTTAGAACTCGGTAGAAGGCTACTAGTATAAATTCAATAACCAAAAACTTCATCAGGCTGTTGTTTATATGCTAACTATCCTAGAAATAGATGCtttgctaactcaaggtcatttCCATGATTATGAAGAGGTTGTTTTGAAGTTGAGATGATTAGCCACTCTTAGTTATCTTTTGCTTTTTCTAAGAGAGTCAGGATTAAACACTCACATGTGAACCATAACCCATTGACATGTATGTTTTAtccatttttcttcttttaaaatcctCAATTATGTTTAAGTGCTACATCTTATAATATAAACTGTGCAATGTAGTGTAGCAACTCTATTCATTGGAAGTTGCGACAAATTTTCCATCTTGAGCTTCAACTGCCTGAGCTTTATTTTCTATACATACAACTAAGTGTTTTGTTCCTGTTCTTAAAAAATGTTAAAAGTTCATCTTGCTCAAATGTAATCTCAATTCAGACAATACtgatttttttttgtgatatTACTAGAAACTTTGATGATGGATTCCCAAATCTCTTCATCAACAATGCACATGACATTAGAGGACAACATGTTGCTTTCCTAGCCTCTTTCAGCTCGCCAGGAGTCATTTTTGAGCAGATATCTGCAATTTTCGCTTTACCTAAACTATTTATTGCTTCTTTCACCTTGGTATTACCATTCTTTCCAACTGGCTCTTTTGAACGggtggaagaagaaggtgatgtTGCTACTGCATTTACAATGGCAAGAATATTATCAATGATTCCAAAATCCAGAGGTGGTCCAACAAgtgttgtcatctatgatatacATGCTTTGCAGGTTTGTCAAAGTTGTATCCTACTCATGTGACACTTTTGTAGGAATCTGGCATCATAACTAGTACCTCTGCGCGctatatttttttcaatatcaCCAACAGCATGAACCTAATGTGAATGGAACAAATGGATGCTGTTAGTAGGTGCTCCATGTTTTTATTATAGCATTCATTTCTTAGTTCATGTATTGTTTTCTTTCCTCAGCTGGTTTGATAGGAAAGAAACAAATTTGTACTTGGAGAATGCTTATGTTTCTTGGAAAAAGAAATCAAATCTTAATAGACTTTCTTGGTTGAAGTATTTGCAATTTATGATTTAGCTTCTTTCCATTTATATTCTTGAACAGACATGTTATTTATTCAGTATTTTATATTCTTGAACACTGAATATGATgcattaaaataaagttttaaacctACTGTTCAGAAATCAACATATGTTACTGTTCAGAAATCAACATATGTTCCAGTGtttgatatttaaaatacaaGTGATCATGTTCTTCTACACTCTGAGGATATACTAAAACATGTTTTGCTACCTAATTACTTTGTCAAGCATTTGATCACTTCATACATTTCTTGTGTATGCAAGTACTTTTAAAATTGGATGTGTATCGGAGTACTTTTAAAATTGGATTGCATTCTTTTAGCTGGTTGACCTGTTACCCAGCAATGCTGTCTGAAACCTTGATAAACAATTTCTTTTACAGAAACCGAAATAATAATAACCCAAAAAGGGTTACCAAGATGCTTCTGGTTTTATAAATTTCTGTGTTTTAACCGTTTGTATTTATCAGTTCTGCTGCAAAATGACTGGCCTTTTTTGTTTGGTTCCACTTAGGTTTTGACAAATTAGTTGACACTGAAAATTTTGCCGAGAGGTTAACCCTTTCATAGCATTGAGTGATTGTTAACAAATTACTTTAAGCTGCATATGATGTGTAATTTTTTGTTGGAAAATTATTTCTTGTCAAATCTTTCTTATATCATCGCTTTCATTTTTCTCAGGAAAGATTTTACTTCGGTGATGATGTCTTGCCCTGCTTTGAAACTGGTATTCCTTTGTTGTTGCAGCGCCTACACAAACTTCCAGATGCAGAGAATGTATATAACTTTGAAATTTGTTGTTTTACAATTAAAAGATCTAATATAATAATTCTTCTTATATATACCCATAATTGGTCCACTGATTCATCAATAACCTTCATTCACATAGATCACTATAGCATTCCCAGATGATGGTGCATGGAAGAGATTTCACAAGCTATTGTTGCATTTCCCAATGGTTAGTGTTGGTCAGAAACAGTGCTATTGTTAAAATTATTGGCTGTTTTCTAATTGGGAATTCAATTTTGGAATAACAGGTGGTCTGTGCAAAGGTTCGCGAGGGTGACAAAAGAATAGTTCGAATTAAAGAAGGAAACCCTGAAGGCCGGCATGTTGTTATTGTTGATGATTTGGTACAATCTGGTGGGACACTTATTGAATGCCAGGTATTAATAGTGATCCTGCCCATGGATAGATAATGACTTTCAATTCTATATTTCCTGATTGACTGGATCATGTCATCGAGAAAAGAGAATGTTAAGCTTATtatcacacaaaatactaataccgCAGGTTTACTATATTACTGTGTTTTTATCTTATTTGGTAAACTAGTATAACTCAGCAGTGACTGGAGTTTGTGCACAAATCAACTCAGAGAAATTATATATGATCACCCTCTTTTGTTATACGGGTTTAGTTTTACTTCATTGTTCTTTGTGTCATATGATTACTAGATCATGTACTATATGCTATTTCTTTCCAAAAGCTGATCTAGTTTTCATGCAATAGTGAAACGATGACCTTATTTGTCATCTGCCACTGTCTAATATCCATGAACTTCGAAGCTCAATTTGGTTTACTGACTAACAGAAGGTCTTGGCTGCACATGGTGCTGGGAAGGTCAGTGCGTATGTCACTCATGGCGTGTTCCCAAACAAATCGTGGGAGCGATTTCTGCACAGTAATGCTACTATGTGCTCATTTTCATTGCTGTATTTTTTGTTCATCCTTAATGATTTCATGGTTCTAATCTACTACTGTTTATCTTTTACAGAGGGATCAGAATACCAATTTGCTCACTTTTGGATAACTGACTCATGCCCACTGACAGTGAAGGCCATTACTGATAAGCCTCCTTTTGAGGTCCTCAGCCTTGCTGGCTCGATTGCTGATGCCCTTCAGATCTAAAGTTCAATCAAAACCCTGCTAGATTGTAGTTGCAGGCTTGTGATCTTCCAAGTGTTCAAATGAACTGACTTTATTTTCATGGAATGATCCTCAATAAATGATTCTCAGATCAGTGGATCTCTGTATACGAATGTTCAAGTTCTGTCACTGTTTGCACTCTTTAGTAGGGTGAAAAAAATGGTTTCGCCAGTTCGTCCGAGTTGATTTGATCTTTTTTTCCCTTCGGATCGACtaatgttgttgttgttgttgttgttcagaATTAATTGAGAGAATTTCTGGCTGTTGTGACTTTTATCTGCTAATCTAGAACAAAGTTGCTTGTCTGCGCAGTGTGATAAAATAATAAGCCATCATTTGTTTATATCATGTATTTATATCTTAcaatttgattaattttgaaatagaagATACGGTCTCATATTTTGTCACCAAATAAATTATCGAAGTGCGGCAACTTCTGACCTAGCACTCTTGCGTCACTAGAAATTCGATTGTCGCAGGTGCGTTTTGTGTGAGAATTGAATGTTCATTGTTTGGGAAAATAATAAGTCGTCATGTTTTTTATATGAGGTATTCAGATTTTACAGGATTAATCTTGGATAGATAGATTCGGCTTCACAACCGTTCCCCCAAATAAATCCGTCGGCTTGTAGCCTAACAGCTCAGAGCACACTATAGGCGTCCGATAAATGCGCTACTGCCTATTGGACCTCTAAGCATTTCACCGCACTCTATGGGAAAAAAGTAAATAGTATAATACTAGATGATTAAAATTGGTCATGAACTCTttcctaatttttaaaaataatatctaatttttaaaaataataattatattgtTTCCATCTATTTtcacatttattttttaaaaattatctatttctatattaataattaattatatttttaaaataacatatATTATATTGATTaagcattttatatttattttctagTCGGTCAGATTCAACATTaagatttatcaaaaattaataatcattgaaatcatcatcatcatcatcatcatcatcatcatcatcttcttcttcttcttcttctcgatgTTTGACCATCTAGTGTACCTTGggacaaaaaataataatcattagAGTAATAATAATCATTATGGGAGCAAAATGTGAATCCTATTATCTTAGTAATCCTTCTAGGACGATCCTAGATTTCCTAAAAGGGGTTAAATCACCTGAGGCATTTACTCCTGGTACAGTGACCTTTTACATTAGAGAAATCAGACatccaataaaatatttatatccaTTAAAAATTGACTCTAAAatctattaaaatatttattcatGTAAATATTAACTACACCAATTTACTATGATtgatagtaataataataatcatggtCTTAAGATCATTATattttaatgaaaaaataataaacaaattaaACCCACGGCggtattaataataataatcataattatattttttttcaatattttctcttttttaaaaaaaacgaacattttttattttttattttgctgaagtttatttattttcaatgttttaCTACATACCATGGGTTCTTATCCAATTTTAATATGTCATTAAATTTATTGTTAACTTAGAAATTCAGTTGAGTTGTTTGATCAATATTTCCCTAATTTAAAAGGTActtgcatgctttcatgatatctGAAAAGCTTGATATTAATTTTGCAATTTGAATTTAAAGAACAATTTAACTATAAATTGATTTcctaatttccttttattaatatTCTCTTGACAATAATGATATGAATACACATGGACACCGAGGATGTAGATGTAATATagtcaatttttatttttaaaaaaaattagtcagGTTGATAAATTGAGAAATACTCGCAACGAACAGTTCATGAGTCCAGTATTTTTTAGTTACGTatcctatttaaaaaaaattcttataaatttatcataattGAGGTTCGAACCGTGGATACTTGGATGATAAATATTTTTAGTTAAAAGATCAACTAAATTTGTTACAAAGAACTTTGACTCAGTCATTAAAACACATACCTATTCCACTTTTTATTTTCAAgatcaaaatttaaatatattctcaagatatatttttttaaaaaaaaaatcagataacTGATAGCATATTTTTAGGAGAAAATTAATAACTTTTTATTGGTCGAACATTTTCAAATGAGATGcccaataataattttttattattattttgtcaaattaATTACGTGGAATTAACAAGTTTTTTGGATCGCTTGCAAACTGTTGTAGATTCGCGGAGGTGGCCACGTCACGGATAGGGTTCCCATCATCAGATCCTATGCCGTCCTATTAGATCTCAACGGTACGCCTTGACTGCGCGGCCACCAAGTCGCCCCTGCTCTCTATAAATCGTTCTCGCATTGCAACCTTCCAATTACAACGgcaacttcttctcctcctaatTCGGCTTTCtccatcatcttcctcttcttcatatCCTTTTcctgatatttgcttcctctctTCCTTCCTCAAAGTCATGGAGAATTCTGGGTCATCCTCCAGGAAGAGATCGTCAAACCACATCCGGTTCTTCCCGCAGGAGCAGAAGCGTGGCCGCATCGAGTACCAAGATCACGAGGAACCGAACCTTGACCTGTCACTTCAGGTCAGTTAAGATCTTAAATTTCTTCAGTCATCGCCTTACCTGTTTTTTTTATAGAGTTAAAACGGATACGCTTATCCTTTATATGAATCACTCTGCAACAGCTCGGTTCGTCAAGAACAGTACAAAACCAGAGGGCACAAATTCAAGCGCCGCCAGCAGCGGAGGATAAAATTGCTAAGGTACGACGACCAGTTAATTGATCTTCTCTGCAAATCAATGATTCTTACTCGGGAACTTGACATTCTTCGTGACGAATATAATCCAGTGGGAAGCGGTTCGAGCAGAACTTGAAAGAGCGGAGGACGAGAATCGACTTCTGAAAGAAAAGCTTAGCGAAGCAAACATGGAGAACAAGGCCTTGCAAGATAGGCACTCGGAGCTGTTGCTCGAACACAATCCAGATGAGCAAGGAGGAGCCGTTGTATCGCCTTCATCGTCCGATCGAACCCTCTCTGATCACGACCGGTCCTCTCCCTCCAATCCAGATCGAACCCAGCCGATCATGAAGGACACCCAAGTTTCGCTTCGGATCCGGCCCGAACAAAAGTTGgtacgtatatatatatatatatatatatatatactcgcgCACGCATTTTGTAGCAATTTCTAAATTAATCCTCCTAACTGATTCATTGAATAGTTTCACGATGGCTGTCATTGGAGAAAATACGGAGAGAAGTTGTCGAAGGGGAACCCTTTTCCTCGGGCTTACTTTCGTTGTTCTTGTTCTCTTAATGTCAAAAGATGCTCTGTTCATAAGAAGGTACGTAGTGGATTCAGACGGTACACATGAAGTAAATCTATAtcttttttttcctcaaattAATGAAGGAATTTCTTTCTATATATGTATAGGTTCAACGTTGTGCAGAGGATCCGACGGCATGGACAATAACCTACAAAGGATCGCATAACCACCAACTTCCTCCTGCCGCCCTCGCGACGGCCAACGCCACGTCGGCGGCCATGTCCATGTTGATGTCTGGTTCCTTGTCCTCCGCATCAGTAATCTCCGACAACAGTGTTTTGGCCGGAGCGACGATCTCGGTAGCCGACCCTTTCCCCACAGTCATGGTTGACTACACTCGCCCTCCGCCCGCCTTTGCAAGGATGAGCGAGCTGACCGAGGTCATTTTCACTGATCCCAGAGTCAAGGCTGCGCTCGCTTCCGCGATCACTGCTTCCTTCTCGGTTCCCAAAGGCAAAGGCGACGGCGACAGCCAGGAGAACGGCAAGAAAGAGTGAATTAAGCGACCTATCACCAATAATGCTCGGGGTTGTTTAAATTATGTATTTCGTGAATTGATTAGAGATACTGGAACTCATTTAAAGTCTCTGAACGTTTCTAATCGCCATAAGATGATCGATATCCAGGAAAACATACGTCAAAAAGATCAAGAATCAAATGAAAACTGATTTTCTTTAGTTACTAAATACAATCATCTGCACGTATCAGTTTTTTTCATTACCATTTAAACTGTGCCATGGTTGAATATCCTCTAGAATACTGGC contains:
- the LOC122028738 gene encoding WRKY transcription factor 6-like, with the protein product MENSGSSSRKRSSNHIRFFPQEQKRGRIEYQDHEEPNLDLSLQLGSSRTVQNQRAQIQAPPAAEDKIAKWEAVRAELERAEDENRLLKEKLSEANMENKALQDRHSELLLEHNPDEQGGAVVSPSSSDRTLSDHDRSSPSNPDRTQPIMKDTQVSLRIRPEQKLFHDGCHWRKYGEKLSKGNPFPRAYFRCSCSLNVKRCSVHKKVQRCAEDPTAWTITYKGSHNHQLPPAALATANATSAAMSMLMSGSLSSASVISDNSVLAGATISVADPFPTVMVDYTRPPPAFARMSELTEVIFTDPRVKAALASAITASFSVPKGKGDGDSQENGKKE
- the LOC122029741 gene encoding ribose-phosphate pyrophosphokinase 4-like, giving the protein MAKRANKQVNLFYCAECEELARKVAHHSDAIQLRTISWRNFDDGFPNLFINNAHDIRGQHVAFLASFSSPGVIFEQISAIFALPKLFIASFTLVLPFFPTGSFERVEEEGDVATAFTMARILSMIPKSRGGPTSVVIYDIHALQERFYFGDDVLPCFETGIPLLLQRLHKLPDAENITIAFPDDGAWKRFHKLLLHFPMVVCAKVREGDKRIVRIKEGNPEGRHVVIVDDLVQSGGTLIECQKVLAAHGAGKVSAYVTHGVFPNKSWERFLHKGSEYQFAHFWITDSCPLTVKAITDKPPFEVLSLAGSIADALQI